In the genome of Mytilus edulis chromosome 3, xbMytEdul2.2, whole genome shotgun sequence, one region contains:
- the LOC139516694 gene encoding uncharacterized protein — protein MPNKRNAVGSPSRAMGKKRRTTSRTGGKKVQPEEIAQKKDGAERRRSAKKTKEVGHVVAEVPEENTDISSGNESEEDARAFPSLRHEIANNSIDFTPSQESSVHDTVGEHVSFKIKEKIWEGKFIELHSLLRTQKEMEEVDEGDLKLKRGKICIEKRSSGVYLSINEWTSAFMIFMSVYIEKYNTRAQELLKYMRDIRLAATRSENWATYDEQFRLKIEKNPNLSWGNIHGEYWLLHITSPTVHNSVSVQSQGYRTDTQNRGNYNSNAATLPNNRTHQKSQVPRFYGLLEVPLFIGPT, from the exons ATGCCTAACAAGAGAAATGCCGTTGGATCGCCATCAAGGGCCATGGGGAAGAAAAGAAGAACGACTAGCAGGACAGGAGGAAAGAAAGTGCAGCCCGAGGAAATTGCCCAAAAGAAAGACGGAGCTGAACGGAGAAGATCTGCCAAGAAAACAAAAGAGGTCGGACATGTGGTGGCAGAAGTACCTGAGGAAAATACTGATATCTCATCAGGTAATGAGTCGGAGGAAGATGCACGGGCATTCCCCTCTTTAAGACACGAAATTGCAAATAATTCCATTGATTTTACTCCGTCACAAGAATCTAGCGTTCATGACACAGTGGGGGAACACgtgtcttttaaaattaaagaaaaaatttgGGAGGGAAAATTTATAGAGCTTCATTCTCTTTTGAGAACGCAAAAAGAAATGGAAGAGGTTGACGAGggcgatttgaaattaaaaagggggaaaatttgcattgaaaaaagatcGTCGGGGGtttatttgtcaataaatgaatggACTTCAGCATTCATGATTTTTATGAGTGTCTACATTGAGAAATACAACACACGGGCAcaggaattgttaaaatatatgcgcGATATAAGATTAGCGGCAACTAGGTCAGAAAACTGGGCTACCTATGACGAGCAAtttaggctaaaaatagaaaagaatccTAATTTATCTTGGGGAAATATACACGGTGAATATTGGCTATTACACATCACATCTCCCACAGTACACAACAGTGTGTCAGTGCAATCACAGGGTTATAGAACAGATACACAAAATCGTGGTAATTATAACTCAAATGCAGCTACACTtccaaacaatagaacacatcaAAAATCACAG GTCCCAAGATTTTATGGATTGTTGGAAGTTCCCTTGTTCATTGGGCCAACGTAG